The following coding sequences lie in one Cryptococcus neoformans var. neoformans B-3501A chromosome 2, whole genome shotgun sequence genomic window:
- a CDS encoding hypothetical protein (HMMPfam hit to DEAD, DEAD/DEAH box helicase, score: 269.3, E(): 6.2e-78; HMMPfam hit to Helicase_C, Helicase conserved C-terminal domain, score: 124.0, E(): 3.3e-34), whose product MPRSPYRSSNRSYRSPSPSRYDRSHPSSSSRRQDDRKASRYDDDYSRDRERDRERERDRTRDYRDRDRDYDRRRDKDRYRDDDRDRRRRDDKDDRRREERDRGSDRKRDSERRSPMSTIRVDPIVSLASPVPETEEEKKRKAKERLETWKRQRALKEGKSAAATPEPKSTAPPPVTSGLPPKPTAFSLSRIGLPLKPTNPTPLKRSMAALDDEDTSDRKLQKLDLPDFDPEVQSGDAAQVGSIGADLAVADGDEDDDTVVKKEEEKEEKMDIDKKAEEDEEEDPLDAFMRDNVQQVVEVNKADAKRMGLRVAEDGSDDENQGQVVEKDKLAEAEALLQQAAAKSRKKDLPPPDHSKIDYEPFRKAFYVPPVEVLEMDEEEAELVRLEMDGIKIRGQDAPKPVRNWGAFGLPQGCLDVIKHQGWETPTSIQAQAIPAIMSGRDVIGIAKTGSGKTVAFLLPMLRHVRDQRPVSGSEGPIAVVMSPTRELASQIYKECQPFLKVLNIRASCCVGGSSISEDIAAMKKGAEVVICTPGRMIDLLTANNGRVTNVRRTTYIVMDEADRMFDMGFEPQVMKIINNVRPSAQKVLFSATFPKTMESLARRILVKPLEITVGGRSVVAPEIDQRVEVRDGDTKFTRLLEILGEMGEEHKDEDDFRTLIFVDRQESADDLFRELLQRGYVCASLHGGKEQVDRDEAIKNFKNGDVPIIVATSVAARGLDVKELKLVINYDAPNHMEDYVHRAGRTGRAGNKGTCITFITPEQERFSVDIVRALEASKAFIPDDLKKMSDSFLGKIKSGKARAAGSGYSGKGLERIERRREEKDRAEKTTYGDTSEALSLSSREGAVIPYKAKTNEFKPPETSHKGEADYTFTEIKVDIVNGPAPDRVSSQPVFNPKNAVASLPAQTLAALEKAKKEGRGVDAANLANVVAKLTQSIELTKAEKLGLAAATSAPRLAPGARTKDPDATDWHAIFPINDYPQKARWKATNKEQMTLLQEVSGASITMRGRFYPPGEEPALGGEPKLSLLIESNDEMRVRAAVEEIRRVLVEGSVQALNAVDRAGASGGRYAV is encoded by the exons ATGCCTAGATCACCGTATAGATCATCGAACAGGAGCTATCGCAGCCCCTCGCCTTCCCGGTACGACCGATCTCACCCGAGCTCCTCTTCTAGACGTCAAGACGACCGAAAAGCCTCGAGGTACGACGACGATTATTCGAGGGACCGAGAGAGAGAtagggaaagggaaagggataGGACTAGAGACTACAGGGATAGAGATAGGGATTATGATAGGAGGCGAGATAAGGACAGATATCGTGATGATGACCGAGACAGACGGAGGAGAGACGATAAAGATGACAGGcggcgagaagagagggatcGAGGTTCTGACCGCAAGAGAGATTCTGAGAGGAGATCTCCTATGTCGACCATTCGTGTGGATCCTATTGTATCATTAGCTTCACCTGTTCCGGAaactgaagaggagaagaaacgaAAGGCAAAAGAGAGACTGGAAACTTGGAAGCGCCAGCGTGCCTTGAAGGAGGGCAAGTCTGCAGCTGCAACACCTGAGCCGAAGAGCACTGCACCTCCCCCCGTTACCT CTGGCCTGCCGCCTAAACCTAccgccttttccctctctcgTATCGGTCTCCCACTCAAACCCACAAATCCAACGCCACTCAAACGTAGCATGGCTGCTCTTGACGACGAAGATACATCTGACCGCAAACTTCAGAAGCTCGATCTACCTGATTTTGATCCTGAAGTCCAGTCAGGAGACGCGGCTCAGGTGGGCTCCATTGGTGCAGACTTGGCAGTggcggatggagatgaagatgatgatacggtggtgaaaaaggaggaggagaaggaggagaagatggataTAGACAAgaaagcggaagaagatgaggaagaggaccCGTTGGATGCGTTCATGAGAGACAACGTGCAGCAGGTCGTAGAGGTGAACAAGGCGGACGCCAAGCGAATGGGGTTGCGGGTTGCTGAGGATGGCAGCGACGACGAAAATCAGGGACAAGTCgtggagaaggataagcTTGCCGAAGCGGAGGCGTTGTTGCA ACAAGCTGCGGCTAAATCACGCAAGAaagatcttcctcctcctgacCATTCCAAGATCGACTATGAACCTTTCCGCAAGGCTTTCTACGTACCGCCTGTTGAAGTattggagatggatgaggaagaggctgagTTAGTGCGTTTGGAAATGGACGGCATCAAAATTCGAGGACAGGATGCTCCAAAGCCAGTTAGGAACTGGGGCGCCTTTGGCCTGCCTCAGGGGTG CCTCGATGTAATCAAGCACCAAGGTTGGGAAACACCCACGTCCATTCAAGCTCAGGCTATCCCAGCTATAATGTCCGGCCGAGACGTCATCGGTATTGCTAAAACCGGTTCCGGTAAGACTGTTGCTTTCCTCTTGCCAATGCTCCGTCACGTTCGCGACCAAAGGCCTGTGTCCGGTAGTGAAGGGCCTATTGCGGTTGTCATGTCACCTACCAGGGAGTTGGCCTCTCAGATTTACAAAGAATGCCAGCCCTTTCTTAAGGTGCTCAACATTAGG GCTTCCTGCTGCGTCGGCGGTTCGTCAATTAGTGAGGATATCGCTGCCATGAAGAAAGGTGCCGAAGTGGTTATTTGCACTCCTGGCCGAATGATTGACCTTCTCACCGCCAATAACGGCCGAGTCACAAACGTCCGACGCACCACTTACATCGTTATGGATGAGGCCGACCGAATGTTTGATATGGGCTTTGAACCTCAAGTCATGAAAATTATCAATAATGTTAGACCGAGCGCCCAGAAGGTTCTATTCTCAGCAACATTCCCCAAGACAATGGAATCACTTGCGAGGAGAATTTTGGTGAAGCCTTTGGAGATCACAGTCGGAGGCAGAAGTGTTGTTGCACCCGAAATTGACCAGCGTGTCGAAGTGCGTGATGGTGATACGAAGTTCACACGTTTGCTTGAAATTCTTGGTGAGATGGGCGAGGAGCAcaaggacgaagatgatttCCGCACCCTTATCTTTGTAGACCGTCAAGAAAGTGCGGATGATCTATTTAGAGAACTGCTACAGAGAGGTTATGTCTGTGCTTCACTGCACGGCGGTAAAGAGCAGGTCGATCGAGATGAAGCGATCAAAAACTTCAAGAATGGTGATGTGCCTATAATTGTGGCGACTTCAGTAGCGGCAAGGGGTTTGGATGTAAAAGAGTTGAAGCTTGTCATT AATTATGACGCACCTAACCATATGGAAGACTATGTTCATCGTGCTGGCCGAACAGGTCGTGCGGGGAACAAAGGCACTTGCATAACATTTATCACGCCGGAGCAGGAAAGGTTCTCCGTCGACATCGTACGAGCTTTGGAAGCGAGTAAGGCATTCATCCCCGATGACCTGAAAAAGATGTCGGATT CATTCCTCGGTAAGATCAAGTCTGGCAAAGCCCGAGCAGCTGGTAGTGGATACAGTGGTAAAGGTCTCGAGCGAATCGAACGCCGTCGGGAGGAGAAAGACCGAGCTGAAAAGACCACCTACGGCGATACGTCTGAAGCCCTGTCACTCTCCTCGCGTGAGGGTGCTGTCATCCCCTACAAAGCCAAGACGAATGAGTTCAAGCCTCCAGAGACCTCTCACAAGGGTGAAGCAGACTATACATTCACAGAAATCAAGGTTGATATCGTCAATGGCCCTGCGCCGGACCGCGTGTCCTCTCAACCTGTATTTAACCCGAAGAACGCCGTGGCCTCTTTGCCAGCACAAACACTGGCGGCactggagaaggcaaagaaggagggccGAGGCGTAGATGCGGCGAATCTGGCAAATGTGGTGGCCAAACTTACCCAATCTATCGAACTCACCAAAGCCGAGAAACTTGGTCTGGCGGCAGCCACCTCTGCACCTCGTCTTGCTCCTGGTGCGAGAACAAAAGATCCCGACGCTACCGACTGGCATGCTATTTTCCCCATCAATGATTACCCTCAAAAGGCTCGTTGGAAGGCTACCAATAAGGAGCAAATGACTTTGCTGCAAGAAGTTTCAGGAGCAAGTATCACAATGCGAGGCAGATTTTACCCGCCTGGGGAGGAACCTGCGTTGGGTGGTGAACCCAAGTTGAGTCTGTTGATAGAGAGCAACGACGAAATGAGAGTGAGGGCTGCTGTAGAAGAAATTCGAAGGGTGCTGGTCGAAGGATCAGTACAAGCACTTAATGCGGTCGATAGAGCGGGTGCGAGTGGCGGGAGGTACGCTGTGTAG
- a CDS encoding hypothetical protein (HMMPfam hit to DHQ_synthase, 3-dehydroquinate synthase, score: 528.4, E(): 6.3e-156; HMMPfam hit to DHquinase_I, Type I 3-dehydroquinase, score: 182.5, E(): 8.5e-52; HMMPfam hit to EPSP_synthase, EPSP synthase (3-phosphoshikimate 1-carboxyvinyltransferase), score: 546.8, E(): 1.9e-161; HMMPfam hit to SKI, Shikimate kinase, score: 133.9, E(): 3.7e-37; HMMPfam hit to Shikimate_DH, Shikimate / quinate 5-dehydrogenase, score: 263.4, E(): 3.8e-76) yields MSSSSADVLKISILGNESIHVGFHLLPYIFKTITTTLPSSTYVLITDTNLSAIYLNDFKASFEEAASEADNKARFLVYEVAPGEGAKSRKVKGEIEDWMLDNKCTRDTVILAFGGGVIGDLTGFVAATFMRGVKFVQIPTTLLAMVDSSVGGKTAIDTPHGKNLIGAFWQPSYIFVDLAFLTTLPTREVSNGMAEVIKTAAIWKDDDFALLESRSAEISLAASSRPTGVPTAGRFVSDRSHAQSLLLQVVSGSIYVKAHIVTIDERETGLRNLVNFGHTIGHAIEAVLTPAMLHGECVSVGIVLEAEVARQLGILSQVAVGRLTRCLQAYGLPVSLSDRRITALPASSQLSVDRLLDIMKIDKKNSGPAKKIVLLSRIGKTYEEKASVVADDVISKVLCEAVTVKAATPTKSPITMATPGSKSISNRALVLAALGKGTCRVRNLLHSDDTAVMMNALVELKGAVFSWEDGGDTIVVEGGGGILSTPAKGKELYLGNAGTASRFLTTVCAMVSGSASSERSTVITGNARMKQRPIGPLVDALTANGAKVKYLESTGCLPLDIDTDGFRGGHIQLAASVSSQYVSSILLCAPYAAEQVTLELTGGQVISQPYIDMTIAMMKQFGATVERQKDEQGNLLDIYVIPKCTYVNPPEYSVESDASSATYPLAIAAITGTTCTISNIGSSSLQGDARFAKEILEPMGCIVEQTLTSTKVTGPPVGTLRALGNVDMEPMTDAFLTASVLAAVAVKPCLPERKVEGLPETASRIYGIANQRVKECNRIQAMRDQLAKFGIETDEFDDGIIIFGKPEASLFRGASIHCYDDHRVAMAFAVLSCIIDETIIEEKRCVEKTWPNFWDDLQNKIGVAVEGVELETHNQASTSAKPVSPIDQSQSDRPIFLIGMRGAGKTYVGRMAADILSGQFTDADDVFAQESHQTVSEFVAANGWDEFRKKETEILSKFVEEHRGNHVIALGGGIVETETARETLKAHVAKGGHVVHVTRALEDIEAYLDSIGNTAVRPNWGETFADVFKRREPWYQACSSHEFYNVLEAVGGQTHEEHTKAMRAECGRFFKFITGRESNRPRLSVGNPTSFLSLTFPDVTPALIHLDELTEGADAVEFRVDLLSTTGQAPTRPALPPISFVAKQLASLRLATTLPIVFSVRSKDQGGMVPSDNAEAYGALVRLGLRCACEYVDLEVCWPEQLLDSIVQLKRETHIIASWHDWTGDMAWDGEEMKAKHVLCEKYGDVAKIVGTAKSGLDNAKLAIFVGEVQSHPGAKPLLAINMGAAGQLSRILNPILTPVTHDALPSRAAPGQLTAREILQARALTGSLPAKKFVLFGSPIAHSVSPLLHNAGFATLGLPHTYRLHESEKVDQGVLEVIRSPDFGGASVTIPLKLDIIPHLDSVSEDAKIIGAVNTVIPRGGKLHGENTDWQAIHQAAAQNLDADALSYGSSTALVIGAGGTCRAAIYAMHKLRFKTIYLFNRTPENAAKVKASFPESYNIAVVTSLSSLPEAPVVVVSTVPGNSLTLDTFSQGIYLPSEVLSRPKGVAIDLAYKPHMTALLHAAEKKEGWKVVPGVEILCLQGFKQFEEWTGKRAPQKKMRKAVLDKYFA; encoded by the exons ATGTCTTCGTCCTCCGCCGATGTCCTCAAAATCTCCATCCTGGGGAATGAGTCCATCCACGTTGgattccatctccttccctaCATCTTCAAAACCATCACAACCACtctcccctcctccacctatGTCCTTATCACCGATACAAATCTCTCCGCAATCTATCTCAATGACTTCAAAGCCTCATTTGAAGAGGCTGCATCCGAGGCCGACAACAAGGCGAGATTCCTCGTCTATGAAGTCGCTCCCGGAGAGGGCGCAAAGAGCCGAAAAGTCAAGGGCGAAATCGAGGATTGGATGCTTGATAACAAGTGCACCAGAGATACTGTGATCCTTGCATTCGGTGGTGGTGTCATTGGCGACCTTACTGGATTTGTTGCTGCTACTTT TATGCGAGGCGTCAAGTTTGTCCAAATCCCGACGACCCTTCTTGCCATGGTTGACTCTTCTGTTGGTGGAAAGACCGCTATCGACACCCCACATGGCAAGAACCTCATTGGTGCATTCTGGCAGCCCAGCTACATCTTCGTTGACCTCGCTTTCCTTACTACACTTCCTACCAGGGAAGTCTCCAATGGCATGGCCGAGGTAATCAAG ACTGCCGCTATCtggaaagatgatgatttcGCTCTCCTTGAGTCACGTTCTGCCGAGATTTCTCTAGCAGCCTCTTCTCGCCCCACTGGCGTCCCTACTGCTGGTCGTTTCGTCTCTGACCGCTCTCACGCTCagtctctccttcttcaggTCGTTTCTGGATCAATCTATGTTAAGGCTCATATCGTGACTATCGATGAACGAGAGACTGGTCTTCGAAACCTTGTCAACTTTGGACATACCATCGGACATGCCATCGAGGCTGTCCTTACTCCCGCAATGCTTCACGGCGAGTGTGTCTCAGTTGGTATTGTTCTTGAGGCCGAAGTCGCTAGACAACTCGGTATTCTTAGTCAAGTGGCTGTCGGACGTCTTACCAGATGTCTTCAAGCTTATGGCTTACCAGTCTCCCTCTCTGATAGGCGAATTACCGCCCTTCCTGCCTCGAGCCAGCTTTCCGTTGACCGTCTTCTCGACATTATGAAGATTGACAAGAAGAACTCGGGTCCTGCCAAAAAAATCGTTCTCCTCTCTCGGATTGGCAAAACTtacgaggagaaggcatCTGTCGTTGCCGACGACGTCATCAGCAAAGTCTTGTGCGAAGCAGTCACTGTAAAGGCTGCCACTCCCACCAAATCCCCAATTACCATGGCTACTCCTGGAAGTAAGAGCATCTCTAATCGTGCTTTGGTGCTTGCTGCCCTTGGTAAGGGCACGTGTAGGGTAAGGAACCTCTTGCACTCTGACGATACTGCCGTCATGATGAATGCTCTCGTAGAGCTCAAG GGCGCTGTATTTTCctgggaagatggtggCGATACCATTGTCGTTGAAGGCGGAGGTGGCATTCTCTCCACTCCAgcaaagggcaaggagCTTTATCTCGGTAATGCCGGCACTGCCAGTCGATTTCTCACCACTGTTTGCGCCATGGTCTCAGGCTCTGCTTCAAGCGAGAGATCGACGGTCATCACTGGCAACGCTCGTATGAAGCAACGTCCCATCGGGCCTTTGGTCGACGCTCTCACCGCCAATGGCGCGAAGGTCAAGTATCTCGAGTCTACGGGATGCCTCCCACTTGATATCGACACAGACGGTTTCCGTGGAGGGCACATCCAGCTTGCTGCATCTGTATCTTCCCAATACGTCTCCTCAATCCTTCTTTGCGCTCCTTACGCTGCTGAGCAAGTCACCCTTGAGCTTACTGGTGGGCAGGTCATTTCACAGCCCTACATCGATATGACCATCGCCATGATGAAACAATTTGGTGCCACCGTCGAGCGTCAGAAGGATGAGCAAGGTAACTTGCTTGACATCTACGTGATTCCCAAGTGTACGTATGTCAATCCTCCCGAGTACAGCGTCGAATCCGATGCGTCCAGTGCTACCTACCCCCTTGCGATCGCGGCCATCACTGGTACCACCTGTACTATATCCAACAttggctcttcttctcttcaggGTGATGCTCGATTTGCCAAAGAAATCCTCGAACCCATGGGTTGTATTGTTGAACAGACACTTACCAGCACCAAGGTCACCGGCCCTCCTGTGGGCACTTTGAGGGCACTCGGTAACGTTGACATGGAGCCCATGACAGATGCTTTCTTGACTGCATCAGTATTGGCTGCTGTGGCTGTGAAGCCTTGTCTGCCTGAGAGAAAGGTCGAGGGTTTGCCCGAAACCGCTTCAAGGATCTACGGTATCGCCAACCAAAGAGTTAAGGAGTGTAACAGAATCCAAGCCATGAGGGATCAACTTG CGAAATTCGGTATTGAGACTGACGAATTTGACGACggtatcatcatttttGGCAAGCCTGAAGCCTCGCTCTTCCGAGGTGCCTCTATTCACTGCTATGACGATCATCGCGTGGCCATGGCATTTGCGGTGTTGTCGTGTATCATCGACGAGACCATTATCGAGGAAAAGCGTTGCGTTGAGAAGACTTGGCCCAATTTCTGGGATGACTTACAAAACAAG ATTGGCGTTGCTGTGGAAGGTGTAGAGCTTGAAACGCACAACCAGGCCTCCACCTCTGCCAAACCGGTTTCTCCCATCGACCAATCCCAGTCCGATCGACCCATCTTCCTTATCGGTATGCGTGGTGCTGGCAAGACTTACGTTGGTCGAATGGCTGCCGACATCCTTTCTGGCCAGTTCACTGACGCCGATGATGTTTTCGCTCAGGAGAGCCACCAGACTGTATCCGAATTTGTTGCGGCCAACGGATGGGACGAATttaggaagaaggagaccGAGATCCTAAGCAAGTTCGTTGAGGAACACAGGGGTAATCACGTTATCGCTCTTGGGGGTGGTATAGTGGAAACTGAAACGGCGAGAGAGACCTTGAAGGCACACGTGGCTAAGGGTGGCCATGTCGTTCACGTTACCAGGGCACTGGAGGACATTGAGGCCTACCTTGACTCCATCGGAAATACCGCTGTTAGACCCAACTGGGGTGAGACCTTCGCAGACGTTTTTAAGAGGAGGGAGCCTTGGTACCAGGCTTGTTCCAGCCACGAATTCTATAATGTCCTTGAAGCAGTCGGCGGTCAGACGCATGAGGAACATACCAAGGCGATGCGAGCGGAATGCGGAAGATTCTTCAAGTTTATCACTGGTCGAGAATCTAATCGCCCACGTTTGAGCGTCGGAAATCCTACATCTTTCTTGTCATTGACCTTTCCTGACGTCACTCCCGCTTTGATCCACCTCGACGAGCTTACAGAGGGAGCCGATGCAGTTGAGTTCCGAGTCGATCTTCTTAGCACAACCGGTCAAGCTCCTACACGTCcggctcttcctcctatcTCTTTTGTGGCGAAACAGCTTGCTAGCCTTCGTCTTGCTACCACATTGCCGATTGTTTTCTCTGTAAGGTCCAAGGACCAAGGAGGTATGGTTCCTTCCGACAATGCAGAAGCCTATGGGGCTTTGGTTCGTCTCGGTTTGCGTTGCGCTTGCGAGTATGTTGATCTCGAAGTTTGCTGGCCGGAGCAGCTCCTTGACAGTATCGTCCAATTAAAGCGTGAGACACACATCATTGCTTCTTGGCACGACTGGACAGGCGACATGGCATgggatggtgaggagatgaaggccAAACATGTTTTGTGTGAGAAGTACGGTGATGTCGCGAAGATCGTTGGTACGGCTAAGTCTGGATTGGACAACGCCAAACTTGCAATCTTTGTTGGTGAAGTTCAAAGCCATCCTGGAGCCAAGCCTTTGTTGGCTATCAACATGGGTGCCGCTGGACAACTTTCCAGAATTTTGAACCCAATCCTCACTCCTGTGACCCATGacgcccttccttctcgagCCGCTCCTGGTCAACTCACTGCCCGCGAAATTCTCCAAGCTCGTGCCCTCACTGGCTCCCTCCCAGCCAAGAAGTTCGTGCTTTTCGGCAGTCCCATTGCTCACTCCGTCTCGCCGTTATTGCACAACGCCGGCTTCGCCACCTTGGGTTTGCCCCATACCTATAGGTTGCACGAGTCCGAGAAAGTTGATCAGGGAGTCTTGGAAGTGATTCGATCCCCAGATTTTGGTGGCGCGAGCGTCACTATCCCACTCAAGCTTGATATCATTCCTCATCTTGATTCGGTTTCGGAAGATGCCAAGATCATTGGAGCTGTCAACACTGTCATCCCTCGGGGTGGTAAGCTCCATGGCGAGAACACTGACTGGCAGGCTATTCATCAGGCTGCTGCGCAGAATCTCGATGCTGATGCCCTCAGCTATGGATCTTCCACCGCTCTCGTGATCGGTGCTGGTGGTACTTGTCGTGCGGCGATTTACGCAATGCACAAGCTCCGATTCAAGACCATCTACTTGTTCAACCGGACACCTGAGAACGCTGCGAAAGTCAAGGCTTCTTTCCCTGAGTCTTACAACATCGCAGTCGTCacatctctctcttctttgcctgAGGCTCCTGTTGTAGTCGTCTCTACTGTCCCTGGTAACTCTTTGACACTCGACACATTTTCTCAAGGGATCTATTTACCATCTGAAGTGCTTTCCCGTCCGAAGGGTGTTGCCATTGACTTGGCTTACAAGCCTCATATGACTGCCTTGTTGCATGCTgcggaaaagaaggaagggtggAAGGTCGTACCTGGTGTAGAGATCTTGTGTTTGCAAGGATTCAAGCAGTTTGAAGAATGGACTGGCAAGAGAGCGccccagaagaagatgaggaaggcaGTTTTGGACAAATACTTCGCGTAG
- a CDS encoding hypothetical protein (Match to ESTs gb|CF185711.1|CF185711, gb|CF185712.1|CF185712) codes for MGSPSSSARLTLLPSNYLSSQNPSSEITLQSLIDVSDRMANEAKEALPYNFDECSYSKGYLRQSVWSCLDCGEKGVCYGCSISCHSEHRLIELWTKRSFRCDCPTVSMQAEQPSGSKRRKCVLNRPETQPQLPNEKNRYSKNFQGKFCRCGRDYDPETEEEAMLCCLGCEDWFHETCLNLRQLGDKTSNLTQPVAKDSQLPTLVTAPDDASSVLIAEEVEEEEEDEQVLIPSDTYDSLICGECVLSNPFLTSQAGKEGFMIIEPRESSWVVIGRNMRHEDEIKIGLGEKRGLEENEEASKRVKLDDGSEARGGDAFTDSEKRKGKGDVFLAHGVRNRLKSQLDMNTISSLPFPLEDEEIYEPPQDVEQEETIEEATSRVVSSLPRIQAIEALHGYQRLKEQLNDMLRSHVQSGKTVSKEDIEELFEKLKATRERR; via the exons ATGGGatccccttcctcttcggcACGTCTTACACTACTCCCTTCCAATTATCTCTCATCCCAGAATCCCTCTTCGGAGATTACCCTCCAATCGCTTATAGATGTGTCCGATCGCATGGCAAATGAAGCCAAAGAGGCCCTTCCGTACAACTTTGATGAGTGTTCTTATAGCAAAGGTTACTTGAGACAATCTGTATGGTCATGTTTAG ATTGCGGCGAGAAAGGCGTGTGCTACGGCTGTTCTATATCTTGTCATTCGG AACATCGACTGATAGAGCTCTGGACCAAGCGATCTTTCCGGTGCGACTGTCCGACGGTCTCAATGCAAGCAGAACAACCATCTGGTAGCAAACGACGCAAATGTGTACTTAATCGGCCAGAAACACAGCCGCAGCTTCCAAATGAAAAGAACCGCTATTCCAAGAATTTTCAAGGCAAGTTTTGCAGATGTGGCAGGGATTATGATCCCgagacagaagaggaagccaTGTTATGCTGTTTGGGGTGCGAG GACTGGTTTCACGAGACATGCCTCAATCTACGGCAACTGGGAGATAAGACATCGAATCTCACGCAGCCTGTAGCAAAAGATTCTCAGCTTCCAACACTCGTGACGGCTCCAGACGATGCATCATCTGTTTTAATCGCCGAAGaggtcgaagaagaagaagaagatgaacagGTCCTGATCCCTTCGGATACCTACGACTCTCTCATATGTGGTGAATGTGTTCTCTCAAACCCATTCTTGACCTCTCAAGCAGGGAAGGAGGGTTTCATGATAATTGAACCGAGAGAATCAAGCTGGGTAGTCATCGGAAGAAACATGAGGCACGAGGATGAGATAAAAATCGGGCTAGGGGAGAAAAGAGGTCTGGAGGAGAACGAGGAGGCGAGCAAAAGGGTAAAACTGGATGACGGGTCAGAAGCGCGAGGAGGAGACGCATTTACGGATAgtgagaaaaggaaggggaaaggagaCGTCTTTTTAGCTCACGGGGTGAGGAACAGACTCAAATCCCAGCTTGAT ATGAATACCATTTCAAGTCTTCCATTCCctttggaggatgaggagatttACGAGCCTCCGCAAGATGTGGAGCAAG AAGAAACGATAGAAGAGGCCACTTCACGGGtcgtctcttcccttcctcgcATACAAGCAATAGAAGCTTTGCATGGCTATCAAAGGCTCAA GGAACAACTGAACGATATGCTCCGATCTCACGTACAGTCAGGCAAAACGGTCAGCAAAGAAGACATTGAAGAGTTATTTGAGAAGCTCAAAGCTACTcgggagaggagatga